The following proteins are encoded in a genomic region of Deltaproteobacteria bacterium:
- the rdgC gene encoding recombination-associated protein RdgC yields MGLHKGAKTFARYKVGRQEKSLPGLADEDARRIAHGAFAGFTENDERGVVMGWIPFADPDHPEQAGADYGYDGFVFLGVREDKRSVPPALLKRRCAERMEEFLVKSGREYLSRAEKEELLSLTRKELIQQALPSTTTYDLFWDVDREELLIFGGSTTAIDACAGLFQRTFQRKLVRFCPGSYFPGEAPVSGRDNWGARFLAWLWVQAHEGEHGVGIGDTVKLKTDWSSVTVTGEDLRENSLVRAAMHDGSIVAALRLFPTEGNDGSLSFTLTEGLVYKGLKTGLVAEPEAEGDLAEELIVHYAAIRPALEAVDQWWLMFAGAAFTGADLDAVEKWVHPQAEKVAAE; encoded by the coding sequence ATGGGATTGCACAAGGGGGCGAAGACCTTCGCCCGATACAAGGTGGGCCGGCAAGAGAAGTCTCTCCCCGGGCTGGCCGATGAGGACGCTCGCCGGATCGCGCACGGGGCCTTCGCCGGCTTCACCGAGAACGATGAGCGCGGGGTGGTCATGGGGTGGATCCCCTTCGCCGACCCCGACCACCCCGAGCAGGCCGGGGCCGACTATGGATACGACGGCTTCGTCTTCCTGGGGGTCCGAGAGGATAAGCGCAGTGTCCCCCCGGCGCTGCTCAAGCGCCGCTGCGCGGAGCGGATGGAGGAGTTCCTCGTGAAGTCCGGGCGGGAGTACCTCTCCCGGGCCGAGAAGGAAGAGCTCCTCTCCCTCACCCGCAAGGAGTTGATCCAGCAAGCCCTCCCCTCGACGACGACCTACGACCTGTTCTGGGACGTCGACCGCGAGGAGCTGCTCATCTTCGGCGGATCCACCACCGCGATCGACGCCTGCGCCGGCCTGTTCCAGCGCACCTTCCAGCGCAAGCTCGTCCGCTTCTGCCCCGGCTCCTACTTCCCCGGCGAGGCCCCCGTCAGTGGCCGCGACAACTGGGGCGCCCGGTTCCTGGCGTGGTTGTGGGTCCAGGCCCACGAGGGCGAGCACGGGGTCGGGATCGGCGACACGGTCAAGCTCAAGACCGACTGGAGCAGCGTGACCGTCACCGGGGAGGACCTGCGGGAGAACTCTCTGGTCCGGGCCGCGATGCACGACGGCTCGATCGTCGCCGCGCTGCGACTGTTCCCGACCGAAGGCAACGACGGGAGCCTCTCCTTCACCCTCACCGAGGGCCTCGTCTACAAGGGGCTCAAGACCGGCCTGGTCGCGGAGCCGGAAGCCGAGGGAGACCTCGCCGAGGAGCTCATCGTCCACTACGCCGCGATCCGCCCCGCCCTCGAGGCCGTCGACCAGTGGTGGTTGATGTTCGCCGGGGCCGCGTTCACCGGAGCCGACCTCGACGCCGTCGAGAAGTGGGTCCACCCGCAGGCCGAAAAGGTCGCGGCGGAATGA